Proteins encoded within one genomic window of Macrotis lagotis isolate mMagLag1 chromosome 3, bilby.v1.9.chrom.fasta, whole genome shotgun sequence:
- the LOC141519691 gene encoding vomeronasal type-1 receptor 1-like, producing the protein MSSHKEGLEILYLTVLLFGVLGNLFLLYLHCLKFITGQRKKYINLITINLALTHTLMIIFRGIPIIMDLWGWKSFLDDMIGKILSYLIRATRGISLCSTSLLSVFQAIIISPNNQMWAEMKTRVPKYIVPCSLCCWIFNILIDVIVSVVTIDPKNNSTGRWRLGHSSFNLHAAFSMKILIWKSAVDALFMGLMLCSSGYMVSVLYRHKEQVQHIHSISLSPRTSHETKATKAILMLVGSFVCCNAASSPTIIYIVSDKATRYWGFRLTVIFSLIYPIISPFMLINFDTQIRVLHILSGFKKLCQNSLVNENC; encoded by the coding sequence ATGAGCTCTCATAAAGAAGGTCTAGAGATCCTCTACTTGACTGTGCTTTTGTTTGGAGTTCTAGGAAACCTGTTCCTTCTTTATCTACACTGCCTGAAGTTCATCActggacaaagaaaaaaatacattaaccTGATAACCATCAACCTGGCCTTAACTCACACCCTGATGATTATTTTCAGAGGAATCCCCATAATAATGGACTTGTGGGGGTGGAAATCTTTCTTGGATGATATGATTGGTAAAATCTTAAGTTATTTAATAAGAGCCACAAGAGGTATTTCCCTTTGTAGCACCAGTCTTCTGAGTGTTTTCCAAGCTATCATCATCAGTCCAAACAACCAGATGTGGGCTGAAATGAAAACAAGGGTGCCCAAATATATTGTTCCCTGCTCTTTGTGCTGCTGGATTTTCAATATTCTGATAGATGTCATAGTGAGTGTGGTTACAATAGATCCAAAGAATAACAGTACAGGAAGATGGAGGCTTGGGCATAGCTCTTTCAATTTGCATGCTGCATTCTCTATGAAAATTCTAATTTGGAAGTCAGCTGTTGATGCTCTCTTTATGGGCCTCATGCTCTGCTCAAGTGGCTATATGGTGTCAGTCCTCTATAGACACAAAGAGCAAGTCCAACACATTCACAGCATCAGCCTCTCACCCAGAACCTCTCATGAGACCAAAGCCACCAAAGCTATCCTGATGCTGGTGGGCAGTTTTGTCTGTTGTAATGCTGCCAGTTCCCCtactattatttatatagtttctgatAAGGCAACTAGGTACTGGGGATTCCGTCTCACTGTTATCTTCTCCCTTATTTATCCAATAATCAGTCCCTTTATGCTGATTAACTTTGACACCCAGATTAGGGTTTTGCATATTCTCTCAGGTTTCAAAAAGTTATGTCAGAACTCTCTGGTTAATGAGAATtgctga